From the Streptococcus sanguinis genome, the window TAAAGGAATCCCGCAGGGCAACCAGAAATTTTTGGTTGCCGATTTTATTGGCAATAGGCATGAGACGCGCTTGCCATTTATCAACCAAACTACTCATCTGCATTTCTCCTATTCATCAAATTTTTTATGCAAATCAACAATCTCCTTTGCCAAATCAACAAAGGCGATACTGGTCATGAGATGATCCTGCCCATGTACCATAAATAAACTAAGTTCTGTCTTTTCTCCTTGTGCCTCCTTGCTCAGCATATCAGCTTGAGCGTGATGGGCTTGCAGCAGGGCCTTCTGAGCCTGACTCAGCCTCTCCTGAGCCCGGTCAAAGTCCTGCTTTTTAGCAGCTGCAATAGCTTCGATAGCACAAGACTTGGCCTCTCCGCCATACATAATGAGGGTCATAGCGACCTCTAAGGAATCTTTATTTTCCATAGGAATACCTACTTCATGAGCGACTCTGCCAGATCCAGAACTTTATCCCCCTTCATCATTCCGTAGTCCGTCATAGGGATAACATCGACCGGAATGCCTTTTGAAGCTAGTTTTTCCTGTAAATCCTCCAGCAGATAGCGGACCTGAGGCCCCAGCAAAAGGACATCAACCTTTTTCTCGCTTAGATAGTCTTCTGCTTCTGACACTGGCACCGCAAATATCGTCGCAGCTAAACCTCGCTCCTCTGCAGCTTTCTGCATTTTATTGACCATGAGACTGGTGCTCATTCCAGCCGCACAGACTAACATAATCTGTTTTGTTTCCATCGGCATCCTCCTTTATGAATCTGACCTAGCCAGCAACGACGTTCGCCATTTATTTTTAATATATAAACAAAAATCCAAAAATAGAATATTTTTCACCATGTTATTAATATTCTATAAACATTATAACTATTTTTCTGTACCATGTCAACGCTTACATTTGAGATTTCTAGCTTTTTTTGATAGTATAGCAGCAGAGGAAACAAGATGACACGAACTAGAAAACAAAACGAGCTAAGGGCAACTGTTCTGGATCAGCTCTATGCCAAACGACCGATTTCTCGAATTGATATTTCAAAAGAAACTCAAATTACACCAGCCACGACCGGCAGCATCATCAATGAACTGATCAAGGAAGGCTTGGTTCTAGAGCTGGGCGAGCTCAATGACGAGAGCGTAGGCCGCAAGAAAACCCTGCTAGATATTGCGCCTCGTAGCCGCTACTATCTGGGCTTTGAGATTTCTGAAAAACAGCTGGCCATCGTCATCGCTGACAATACCGGTGAGATTGCAGAAAGCAGCATTCGGACTTATCAGGTCGAGGTGACAGGCGGGCCGTCTGACCAGGAAATCATCCGGCTGATTCAAGGTTTTCTGAAAAAGAACAGCCAATACCCCATCTCAGCGATTGCCCTCGGGCTGCCGGGGCATGTGAATCTCTCTGAGAGTGATTTTATTATTTCTAAAAACCCCCACTGGGGACAGATTAACCTACAGACTATTCAAGAGGCCTTTGACCTCCCTGTCTACTTTGCCAATAAGTCCCACTGCCTGACACTGGCTGAACGCCTCTTTAGCTATCATCCGACAGACAGTAATTTTATCGTCTATCATGTCGCTAGAGGTATTCATTGCTCCTACATGTACAAGGGCGGTATTTACAGCCAGGAAAATTATCTTATCGGGGAGGTGGGGCATACTGTCATCAATCCTGAAGGCGAGCGCTGTCCTTGCGGCAAGCACGGCTGCCTGCAGGTTTATGCCAGTGAGAGCGCTCTGATTGATAAAGCAGCTATCCTGTATCGGGCTTCCCAGACATCGCTCTTAAAGACTCTTGTAGAGGACGTCAATGACATTGATTTGACAAGTCTGATGACCGCCTATCGATTAGGAGACTTGGGCAGCATTGAGTTGATTCATACTGCCTGCCGCTATCTGGCCATTTCCATTTCCAACCTCTGCCAGCTTATTGATAGCGAAAGGATTTATCTGGACGGCCAAATATTCTCCTATCCGGTTATTGCCGAACAGGTCCTGGCTCAGTTAGAGCAGGAAGTACCTCTCTTTCCAAAACAAAAACAAGCAGAGATTGTCATTATCCCCTACTCTAAATACAGCATCGCCCGCTCTGCAGTCAGTCTCTGTGTCTATCATGAATTTTTAGATAAAAAAGGAAACCTATAAAGGCCGAGACAAGAATCTCGGTCTTTCTTTTATAAAAAATAGAGATAGGCTTTCTAGGAGCTTCCCCCTTAAAAGTCTATCTCATTTTACTATCTATTAATCGAACGTGAAATCATGGAAATGGTGTGGCGCTGTCCTCTGAGAGCCTTGCTCATGGCAAAGATATTTTCAACCGGAGCCAGACAGCCGTAGCCTGAATCTCCGATATGCTGGATATCTACACCGCAGATTTTGTTGCGGATAGCCATTTGCTTGACAATATCCTCATCAGCACTCTCCTGACTGGTACCGATAGCACTCATAACCAGAGCCCCCTTTTGATGGGCCAGTCGGACAATCTGCTTCAAGTCCTGCTCATCAAAGCCTGGCACACTGCCGACTGCCGGTGCTAGGACAATATCAACACCAGCTTCGATAAATTGAGCGATTGCTTCTAGGTCTGCTACCGGCTCATCCACACCCGAAGCATGCATTTTGCCTGCAATCAGCAGACCTGAAAAATTCTCCTTGACCACTCGAATGGTGTCAATAATGGCTTGATTGGTGACACCAGTTCCCGGATTACCCGTCAGGCAGATAAAGTCAACGCCCAACTCTTCTGCTCGCTGAACGGTCGCTAGACTAGCCTGACGCCCCTCATTGATAATCAGGCGTTCTCCTGCCATCTGGGCCTGACTGTCCACCGGCTCTAGATTGATACCGATAGGACGCCCCACCAAGCGGTGCAGCTCCTTAACAAAATCTTCCTTGGCATCCAGACCAGCCACAAAAGGCTGGAAGATATCAATCCCATTCAGCAAAATCAAGTCAGCACCAAAAGACCTAGCAATCTCTGCATTGGTCACATCACCGATATAAGATTCTTTGAAAGCTACGTTTTCAGACAGGATAACGCGGCCCTCACTGGCCTTGATGCTCTGTTTCAGCTCCGGCGCAGTCATACTTAAAATTTCTGAAGCATTTGAACTAATGAATCGTTTTACCATAAGAACATCTCTTTTCTTTATTATTCATTAATAAACACTTTGAAATCTATTCTATTTGGATGTTTTGTTTATTTTTTGTTATCAACTACAGTATAGCACAAGGCTAGAAAAATGTAAACGCTTTATATTTTCTTTGACAAAATAGTCTGCTTTCAAAACCAAAAGCAGACTATTGAAATGCACTCGATTATTTTTGATTTGAGCAAGATTCGATAAACGTCTTATCTCTGCATCACCAGATGACCACCCGCTCTTCTGGGCTCCGCCACATGCCATCTCCCTCTTGCACATCAAAGGTCGTAAAGAAATCGTCAAAGTTAGGCAGCTGCACATTGGTCCGAAGCTTGGCTGGCGCATGGACATCAACGCTTGCCAAGAGCTTCATATATTCCTCTCGACCTTTCATCCGCCAGATGCGTGCAAAGTTGGTAAAGAATTCCTCAGCAGAGAAATCCGCTTCTTTCTTGGCTGCTTCTAAGGCAGCTGCAATACCGCCCAGATCTGCCACATTTTCTGAAACAGTCAGCTTGCCATTGACCTTAGCACCATAGGAATCCTGTCCTTCGAACTGATCAATGACCTTTTGAGTCCGTTCGGTAAAGGCTTGGTAGTCATGCTCCGTCCACCAATTATTAAGGCTGCCATTTTCATCAAAGGAAGCACCATTGGTATCAAAAGCATGAGAAATCTCATGGGCGATGACCGCTCCGATACCACCATAATTAGCTGAAGAGGACTGGTGCAGGTCATAGAAAGGCGCCTGCAGGATAGCCGCTGGAAAGACAATCAGGTTTTTCTGTGGATTGTAGTAGGCATTGACCATATGGGCTGGCATACCCCATTCCTTGTAATCTACTGGTTGATTCCACTTGCTCCAGCTGTAAGCAATATCAATCTGGCTCAGCTTCTGAGCATTTTCAAAGAGAGTCAGCTTTTCGTCTACAACCTTTCGAGAGTAACGCTCAGGAAGTTCATCAGGATAGCCAATATAAGGCTTGATGACATTGAGTTTGACAATAGCCTTATCCCGAGTTTCTGGTGTCAGCCAGTCATTCTGGGCCAGGCGATTTTTATAAACTTCAATCATCGTCGCCACTTTCTGCTCCACATCAGCCTTGGCTTCTGGTGAGAACTTTTGACCGGCATACCAAAGACCGACAGCTTGATTAAAGGGACCTTGGGCTAGGTAAAAGGCTGCTTTTTTCTTGTCCTGAGCCTGAGGAGTCCCTGATAGAGCACGATGATAAGCTCCTGCCAAGACACGGATGTCATCCGTTAGGTAAGGTGTTGTATTGCGGACCGCAGAGAGAATCAGCAAAGCATGGAGTTTATCCCAGTTAGTGGCTGTATAGATATCCTTAGCTGCCTGCCAAAAACGCTCTTCTGGCACAATGACTTGGTCGGGTTCTTGACCGATTAACTTGGTGAAAATATCCGCCATAGGCAACTCTGGCACCAAGGCTTTGAAATCTTCCCACTTATAAGGATGATAGAGCTTAGCATACTCAGAGCTTTCTTCACTAGACAGAACATACTGAGCAAAAACAGCATCCAGCTCCAAGACTTTATCCAAAAGATCCTTAATTTCCTCCTCAGCAAAATCAAATTTGGCCAGCAAATCTTCCTGAGCCTTGCGCCATTTTGCAAGAAGATCCGCCTTCTGCGGATGGTCCTCCGCATAGTAGGTCGTATCTGGCAAAATTGTTCCCGGTCCGTCTGCCCAGAGGACATTGATTCGGGCATCCATAAAGTCAGGTGCCACACCAAAGGGGAAATAAGTCGGCTTGCCAGCCAGCTCAAAATCAGCAATCTTAGAAGCATAGTCTTCAAAAGACGCTAGGTTGCGAATTTCATCAATGTAAGCACGCGCAGGCTCAATACCAGCCGCTTCCCGTTTATCATAATCCGCTGCCAAGCGATGGTAAGCAACAAAGTTCTGCAGAATGGCATCTTCTGGCACTCCATCTCCAGCCAGCCATTTGTCGGTCGTTGCAAGCATAAGTTCCTCAATCTCATCTGCCAAATCCATGAAGCCGCCCGTCACTGGCTTATCATCAGGAATAACCGCCGTCTTGGCCCACTCACCATTAACCGCATCATAGAAATCATCTTGTAGTCGTGTCATCTTCTTCTCACTTTCATGCTTTTGATATAACCTTATCAAAATCCACTTCTTTTTTCAAACATTTCTTATATTAATTTTAAAAATTTACTAAAAATTAACTTGACTTAATTTTTGTTTTAATGTATATTAAAACCATAGAGGTGTATGAGATGATTACGATTAAAGATTTGACTGTCAGCTATCAGGATACGCTGGCTCTTGAGCCCCTTTCATTAACCATTAAGGAGCCAACCATTACTGGGATTATTGGTCCTAACGGAGCCGGAAAATCCACCCTGCTCAAGGGCATGCTAGGGATTATTGACCACCAAGGCCAGACTCTGCTGGATCAAAAGCCGCTGCAAAACTCTCTCCAGAGGGTCGCCTACGTAGAGCAAAAGATTAATATTGATTATCATTTTCCTATCAAAGTCAAAGAGTGTGTCTCTTTGGGGCTTTACCCTCAGCTCAAGATTTTTCAGGGGCTAAAGAGTTCCCATTGGAACAAGGTGGCTGAGGCATTGAAAATTGTCGGTTTAGAAGACTTGGCAGAGCGTCAGATTAGCCAGCTGTCCGGCGGGCAATTTCAGCGGGTCTTGATTGCTCGCTGCTTGGTTCAAGAAGCGGATTGTATCTTTTTGGACGAGCCCTTCGTCGGGATTGACTCTGTCAGCGAAGAGATTATCATGTCTACCCTGCGCAGTCTCAAAGCCGCAGGCAAGATTATCCTGATTGTCCATCATGACCTGAGTAAGGTGGTTGATTATTTTGATCGGGTCATCCTGCTCAATCGTAAGCTGATTGCCTTCGGTCCTACCGAGACCAGCTTTACCAAGGACAATATGAAAAAGACTTACGGCTCCCAGCTCTTTATGAATGGAGGTGCCTAGGATGATTTTAGAATTTTTCCAAGGGCTGCGGGACTTTCACTTCCTGCAAAATGCCCTCATCACAGCCATCGTCATTGGGATTGTTGCTGGAGCTGTCGGCTGCTTTATCATTCTGCGCGGCATGTCACTCATGGGGGATGCTATCTCTCATGCGGTTCTGCCCGGTGTGGCCCTGTCCTACATTTTAGGGATTAATTTCTTTATCGGAGCCATCACCTTCGGACTTTTGGCCTCGATTATTATCACCTACATCAAGGGCAATTCCATTATCAAAAGCGATACAGCCATTGGGATTACCTTTTCTTCCTTCCTAGCTCTGGGTGTGATCCTGATTGGCGTTGCCAATAGCTCCACTGACCTCTTTCATATTCTCTTTGGGAATATTTTGGCCGTACAGGACATTGATATGTGGATTAGTATTGGAGTCGGAATAGCTGTGCTCTTAATCATCATCCTCTTTTTCAAGCAGCTATTGATTACCTCCTTTGACCCCCTGCTGGCTCAAGCCATGGGCATGCCGGTCAGCTTCTATCACTATCTGCTGATGATTCTCTTGACCTTGGTCTCTGTGACAGCCATGCAGAGCGTGGGAACCATTCTGATTGTCGCTCTCTTGATAACGCCGGCAGCAACGGCCTACCTCTATGCCAACAGTCTGAAAACCATGATTCTGCTGTCCTCAGGACTGGGCGCTCTAGCTTCTGTACTGGGCCTCTTTATCGGCTACAGCTTTAATGTCGCTGCAGGTTCCAGCATTGTCCTGACCTCAGCCATCATCTTTCTCATCTCTTTCTTTATTGCCCCTAAACAACGCTATTTAAAACTTAAAAACCAACCTAAACTAAAATAAAATTTGATGGAGGAATCCCATGAAAAAATTAGGTTTTTTATCCCTGCTTTTGCTAGCAGTCTGCACTCTCTTTGCCTGCTCCGGTCAGAAGAAGGCGTCCAGTGAGTCATCCAAGCTCAAGGTTGTTGCAACCAACTCAATTATCGCTGATATTACCAAAAATATAGCTGGCGATAAGATTGACCTGCACAGCATTGTACCAGTCGGCAAAGACCCCCACGAATACGAACCTCTGCCTGAAGATGTCAAAAAGACTTCTCAAGCGGATCTCATCTTCTACAACGGTATCAACCTGGAAACTGGCGGCAATGCTTGGTTCACCAAGTTGGTCAAAAATGCCAATAAGGAAGAAAACAAGGACTACTATGCTGTCAGCGATGGCGTTGACGTCATTTACCTTGAAGGGCAAAGTGAAAAGGGCAAAGAAGACCCTCATGCTTGGCTCAACTTGGAAAATGGTATCATCTATGCACAAAATATTGCCAAGCGTTTGATTGAAAAAGACCCTGACAATAAGGCCACTTACGAGAAAAATCTCAAAGCCTATGTGGAAAAGCTAACCGCTCTGGATAAGGAAGCCAAGGAGAAATTCAACAATATCCCAGAAGAAAAGAAAATGATTGTGACCAGTGAAGGATGCTTCAAGTACTTCTCTAAAGCCTACAACGTGCCGTCGGCCTACATCTGGGAAATCAACACCGAGGAAGAAGGAACTCCAGACCAAATCAAAAGCTTGGTTGAAAAACTACGCAAGACCAAAGTGCCATCTCTCTTTGTCGAATCAAGTGTGGACGACCGTCCGATGAAGACTGTTTCTAAAGACACCAACATCCCAATCCACGCTAAAATCTTCACTGACTCAATCGCTGACAAAGGCGAAGAAGGCGACAGCTACTACAGCATGATGAAATACAATCTGGATAAAATTTCTGAAGGATTGGCAAAATAATGATAAAAGGTTAGGAAGACAAAATCCTAACCTCTTTATTTTTGTATAAGGAGTTTTAATTTGTAGCACTCTCAAATTTCCGGTCAAATTATTCGAAAAAAATCACTATTCGCTGTACAATGAAGCTATCAAACATGAATGGAGACTCCTTATGACAACTTTTCTCGGAAATCCTGTAACCTTTACTGGAAAGCAACTGCAAGTCGGCGATACCGCCCACGATTTTAGCCTGACAGCTACTGACCTTTCAAAGAAAACTCTGGCTGACTTTGCTGGCAAAAAGAAAGTCCTGAGCATCATCCCATCTATCGATACTGGTGTCTGCTCGACTCAGACTCGTCGTTTTAACCAAGAACTCTCTGACTTGGACAATACCGTTGTGATCACGGTTTCAGTTGACTTGCCTTTTGCTCAAGGCAAGTGGTGTGCTGCTGAAGGCATTGAGAATGCTGTCATGCTCTCTGACTACTTCGATCATTCTTTCGGTCGCGACTATGCTGTCCTTATCAATGAATGGCACCTTTTGGCTCGCGCAGTTCTAGTTTTGGACGAAAACAACACTGTGACCTACGCTGAGTATGTAGACAATATCAATACCGAGCCAGACTTTGAAGCAGCGATTGCTGCAGTTAAGAGTTTGTAAAAGATAAAAATACGGATTTGCTAGTCCGTATTTTTTTGTGCGAAAAACTTCTGCCAAAACTGACGGAAGCAAGCCCAGGAACGCAAGAGAAAGGATGGTCGATTCAGCAATTTCTTGAATTGAGCAATCTCTGCCTTTGCCTGTTTATAAGCACTCCGTCCCTTTCGAGCATAAGGGCTCTTAGCCGAACGATAGCCCAGCGGACCACGATTATTCTGAGGTGACTTGAACTTGCGGCCGCCATTTTCAATGACAAGCCTGCGAAAGCGAGGATCCCATATAGCAGGCGTTTTGACGTCATAGCGGGTATGAGAAGCCTGATTGAC encodes:
- the tpx gene encoding thiol peroxidase, with protein sequence MTTFLGNPVTFTGKQLQVGDTAHDFSLTATDLSKKTLADFAGKKKVLSIIPSIDTGVCSTQTRRFNQELSDLDNTVVITVSVDLPFAQGKWCAAEGIENAVMLSDYFDHSFGRDYAVLINEWHLLARAVLVLDENNTVTYAEYVDNINTEPDFEAAIAAVKSL
- a CDS encoding M13 family metallopeptidase, translating into MTRLQDDFYDAVNGEWAKTAVIPDDKPVTGGFMDLADEIEELMLATTDKWLAGDGVPEDAILQNFVAYHRLAADYDKREAAGIEPARAYIDEIRNLASFEDYASKIADFELAGKPTYFPFGVAPDFMDARINVLWADGPGTILPDTTYYAEDHPQKADLLAKWRKAQEDLLAKFDFAEEEIKDLLDKVLELDAVFAQYVLSSEESSEYAKLYHPYKWEDFKALVPELPMADIFTKLIGQEPDQVIVPEERFWQAAKDIYTATNWDKLHALLILSAVRNTTPYLTDDIRVLAGAYHRALSGTPQAQDKKKAAFYLAQGPFNQAVGLWYAGQKFSPEAKADVEQKVATMIEVYKNRLAQNDWLTPETRDKAIVKLNVIKPYIGYPDELPERYSRKVVDEKLTLFENAQKLSQIDIAYSWSKWNQPVDYKEWGMPAHMVNAYYNPQKNLIVFPAAILQAPFYDLHQSSSANYGGIGAVIAHEISHAFDTNGASFDENGSLNNWWTEHDYQAFTERTQKVIDQFEGQDSYGAKVNGKLTVSENVADLGGIAAALEAAKKEADFSAEEFFTNFARIWRMKGREEYMKLLASVDVHAPAKLRTNVQLPNFDDFFTTFDVQEGDGMWRSPEERVVIW
- a CDS encoding PTS sugar transporter subunit IIB: METKQIMLVCAAGMSTSLMVNKMQKAAEERGLAATIFAVPVSEAEDYLSEKKVDVLLLGPQVRYLLEDLQEKLASKGIPVDVIPMTDYGMMKGDKVLDLAESLMK
- a CDS encoding metal ABC transporter permease yields the protein MILEFFQGLRDFHFLQNALITAIVIGIVAGAVGCFIILRGMSLMGDAISHAVLPGVALSYILGINFFIGAITFGLLASIIITYIKGNSIIKSDTAIGITFSSFLALGVILIGVANSSTDLFHILFGNILAVQDIDMWISIGVGIAVLLIIILFFKQLLITSFDPLLAQAMGMPVSFYHYLLMILLTLVSVTAMQSVGTILIVALLITPAATAYLYANSLKTMILLSSGLGALASVLGLFIGYSFNVAAGSSIVLTSAIIFLISFFIAPKQRYLKLKNQPKLK
- a CDS encoding PTS lactose/cellobiose transporter subunit IIA is translated as MENKDSLEVAMTLIMYGGEAKSCAIEAIAAAKKQDFDRAQERLSQAQKALLQAHHAQADMLSKEAQGEKTELSLFMVHGQDHLMTSIAFVDLAKEIVDLHKKFDE
- a CDS encoding ROK family protein — protein: MTRTRKQNELRATVLDQLYAKRPISRIDISKETQITPATTGSIINELIKEGLVLELGELNDESVGRKKTLLDIAPRSRYYLGFEISEKQLAIVIADNTGEIAESSIRTYQVEVTGGPSDQEIIRLIQGFLKKNSQYPISAIALGLPGHVNLSESDFIISKNPHWGQINLQTIQEAFDLPVYFANKSHCLTLAERLFSYHPTDSNFIVYHVARGIHCSYMYKGGIYSQENYLIGEVGHTVINPEGERCPCGKHGCLQVYASESALIDKAAILYRASQTSLLKTLVEDVNDIDLTSLMTAYRLGDLGSIELIHTACRYLAISISNLCQLIDSERIYLDGQIFSYPVIAEQVLAQLEQEVPLFPKQKQAEIVIIPYSKYSIARSAVSLCVYHEFLDKKGNL
- the ssaB gene encoding metal ABC transporter substrate-binding lipoprotein/adhesin SsaB — protein: MKKLGFLSLLLLAVCTLFACSGQKKASSESSKLKVVATNSIIADITKNIAGDKIDLHSIVPVGKDPHEYEPLPEDVKKTSQADLIFYNGINLETGGNAWFTKLVKNANKEENKDYYAVSDGVDVIYLEGQSEKGKEDPHAWLNLENGIIYAQNIAKRLIEKDPDNKATYEKNLKAYVEKLTALDKEAKEKFNNIPEEKKMIVTSEGCFKYFSKAYNVPSAYIWEINTEEEGTPDQIKSLVEKLRKTKVPSLFVESSVDDRPMKTVSKDTNIPIHAKIFTDSIADKGEEGDSYYSMMKYNLDKISEGLAK
- a CDS encoding metal ABC transporter ATP-binding protein; translated protein: MITIKDLTVSYQDTLALEPLSLTIKEPTITGIIGPNGAGKSTLLKGMLGIIDHQGQTLLDQKPLQNSLQRVAYVEQKINIDYHFPIKVKECVSLGLYPQLKIFQGLKSSHWNKVAEALKIVGLEDLAERQISQLSGGQFQRVLIARCLVQEADCIFLDEPFVGIDSVSEEIIMSTLRSLKAAGKIILIVHHDLSKVVDYFDRVILLNRKLIAFGPTETSFTKDNMKKTYGSQLFMNGGA
- a CDS encoding DUF7916 family protein: MVKRFISSNASEILSMTAPELKQSIKASEGRVILSENVAFKESYIGDVTNAEIARSFGADLILLNGIDIFQPFVAGLDAKEDFVKELHRLVGRPIGINLEPVDSQAQMAGERLIINEGRQASLATVQRAEELGVDFICLTGNPGTGVTNQAIIDTIRVVKENFSGLLIAGKMHASGVDEPVADLEAIAQFIEAGVDIVLAPAVGSVPGFDEQDLKQIVRLAHQKGALVMSAIGTSQESADEDIVKQMAIRNKICGVDIQHIGDSGYGCLAPVENIFAMSKALRGQRHTISMISRSINR